From the genome of Alcanivorax sp.:
GGAATCAGCCATTAACCAAAAGGATTAAGGTAGGTTGCCCTTGCCTCACCCATTTCCTGTAGCAGCGCCGCTGGGTAGAGAAATTGAATTATCTTCACTTTTCCCTGTCATGCTAACGCCATATCTACATATTCCTTGCATAATGGCGGTCTAGACTCACTGGGCTGACGATCACGAGACGGAGAATTCAATGGGGCGGATCATTACGGTGGGAGCGTTGCTGGTCGCGATGGTGGCTGCAGCCTGGTGGATGCTGACACCGCAGCAGGCGCAACGCGGACAGCGTCCACCCACTGCCGTTAACCTGGCGCCCAGCATTGAACGGGATCTGGTGGATCAGGTGGAAGCGGTGGGCACCTCCCGGGCCGCCCAGGCCGTCGTGGTATTGGCGGAAGTGCCCGGCCGGGTGGCCGAAATCCACTTCCAGCAAGGGCAGCAAGTCAAACGTGGCCAGCTGCTGGTGTCACTGGATGATCGCAATGCCCGCGCGACGCTGGCACGCAGTGAAGCCGAGTTCCAGCGGGCCCAGGATGATTTTCGCCGGGGCCAGCAACTGGTGGAACGGCGTGCCATCTCTGAATCCGAAGTGGATACCTTTCGCACCGCTCTGGATTCGGCCCGCGCCGATCGTGATGCGGCCAGGGCCAATCTGAATGATCACAGCATCCGCGCGCCGTTCGCCGGGGTCGTCGGCCTGCGTCAGGTGGATGGCGGCGCCTACCTGCAGACCGGTGATGCCATTACCACCCTGGATAATCTGGGCCATATCGAAGTGGACTTTCAGGTGCCAGAACGCTATCTGGCAAGGTTGTCTGTGGGGCAGTCGGTGTCAGCCAGCAATGATGCGTTCCCGGATACGGCGTTTCAGGGGGCGATTACGCATCTGGACTCACGGGTGAACAGCAATAGCCGCAGCCTCACCGCGCGGGCCCGGCTCAACAACCCCGGTGATCGCATGTTACCCGGGCAGTTTTTGCGGATCACCGTGCAACTGGCGCAGCGGGCGGCCTTGCTGGTCCCGGAGCAAGCCATCATTACCCAGGGCGCACAGAGCTATGTGTTCACTGTGGACGCGCAACAGCAGGCGGTTCGCCATCCGGTGACCCTGGGGGGGCGCCGGGATGGCTGGGTGGAAATCACCAGTGGTCTGACCGGCCAGCCCGATGTGATCGTCAACGGGCACAGCCGCTTGGGTAGCGGCCAGCCGGTGAACGTGATCGATAATCCCGATGCCCTGCTGCCGGGGCAGCGGGCCCTGCTGGAACACACACCGGATCCGGCCAACGGCCCGGGGGCAGCGGCATGATCCTGTCGGATGTGTCCATCAAGCGGCCAGTATTTGCCACGGTGATCAGCCTGTTGATCGTGGTGTTCGGCATCAGTGCGCTGATGAAGCTGCCCATCCGTGAATACCCGGATATCGACCCGCCGGAAGTGTCGGTGCGGGTGGACTATGCGGGTGCGGCACCGGAAGTGATCGATACCCAGATTGTTCAGGTGATCGAAGGGGCCATTGCCGGGGTGGAAGGGGTGCGCAAGATCGAATCGCGCAGTCGTCTGGGCTCGGCGCGTACCACAGCAGAATTCGATCTGGACCGGGATGTGGATATTGCTGCCAATGATGTGCGTGATGCGGTTTCACGGGTGCTGAACCGCCTGCCTGAAGAAGCCGATACCCCGGTGATTGCCAAATCCGATTCGGATGCCCGCCCCATCATGTGGGTTACCCTGACCAGTTCCACACTGGCCCCCCAGGAGCTGTCCGACTTTGCCGAACGCTCGTTGGTGGATCGCTTCGCGGTGCTCGATGGCGTCTCGGAAGTGATCATCGGCGGCGATCGCCGCTATGCCATGCGGGTGTGGCTGGATCGGCAGACCATGGCGGCCAACCAGGTGACGGTCACCGACATTGAACAGGCGCTACGCAGCAATAACGTGGAATTACCGGCCGGCCGTCTGGAGTCCCAGGCCAGGGCCTTCACGGTGCGCGCCGATAATCGGCTGAACACGGTGGCCGCCTTCGAAAAACTGGTGGTACGTCGCGCCGGTGACTATCTGCTGCGGCTGGGCGACGTGGCGCGGGTGGCGCTGGGTGTGGAGAACGATGACAGCGTGATCCGTGCCAACGGCGAGACGGCTATTGGTCTGGGGGTGGTGCGCCAGTCCAAGGCCAATACCGTGGTGGTGTCGGACCAGGTGCGCGAAGAGATTGAGCGTGTTCGCGAGAATCTGCCCGCGGACATCAGCCTGGATGTGAACTACGACGAATCCCTGTTTATCCGCGCCTCCATCCGCGAGGTGCTGATCACCCTGGGCATCTCCGTCACGCTGGTGATCGCGGTGATCTTCATCTTCCTTGGCAACCTGCGCGCCACCCTGATTCCGGCGGTCACCATTCCGGTGTCCATCGTCGGCGCCTTTATCGGCTTCGGGGTGATGGACTTCTCCATCAATGTACTCACCTTGCTGGCGCTGATTCTGGCCATCGGCTTGGTGGTGGATGACGCCATCGTTATGCTGGAAAACATTCAGCGGCGTATCGATGAGGGGGAAACCCGTCTGGTGGCTGCCTATCTGGGTGCCCGTCAGGTGGCCTTCGCAGTGGTAGCCACCACCCTGACCCTGGTGGCGGTGTTTGTACCGATCTCCTTCATGGGTGGCGATGTGGGCAGGTTGTTTGGCGAGTTCGGGTTTACCCTGGCGTCCGCAGTGATCATTTCCAGCATCGTTGCCCTGAGCCTGGCGCCCATGCTCTGCAGCCGCTGGCTGCATCGCCACAGTGTTCGGGAGCAGCAAGGCCAAGGCAATGTTATCGATCGTGGCCTGCAACGACTGAACCGGATCTATGCCGGTGGCCTGAAGGCCACCCTGGCCACCCCCTGGCCATTGATTGCCGGTTCCGTCCTGTTATGTGTCTTTGCCGTGCTGCTGTTCCGGCAATTGCCCCAGGAACTGGCCCCCACCGAAGACCGCGGGGTGTTCATCATTCCGGCGTCGGCTCCCCAGGGCTCCACCTCTGAGTATGCCCAGCACCACACCCGGGAAGTGGAGAAGATTCTGATGCCGCTGGTGGAAAAAGGCGAAGCAGAACGGGTGTTGGCCATCATCGGCTTTCGGGGGGTCACCGAGCGTGCCTTTACCATCGTGCGCTTGAAGGACTGGGACGAGCGCGAGCGAACCCAGCAGGACATCGTCAACAGCATTCGTGGCCCCATTTCTCAAGTTACCGGGTTGCGCGCGTTTCCGGTCAATCCGCCGGGGCTGGGGCAGAGTGCCTTCGATCAGTCACTGGAAGTGGTGGTGGCCGGGCCGGACTATGAACAGGTCCAGGCCTGGAGCGAAACCCTGATGCAGGCCATGGGGGAGAATCCCAATCTGACCAGCATCGATACCGACTTTGAGCAGACCCAACCGCAGCTGGATGTGAAACTGGACCGGGAGCGCGCAGCGGATCTGGGTATCACCGCCACGGATGTGGGGGAGACGCTGCAGGCCATGTTTGCCACCCTCACCGTGTCCACCTTTGTGGATCGCGGGCGTGAGTACGATGTCATGCTGGAAGCAGAAGAAGGGGACAGTGAAACCCCGGAAGACGTCCTGCCCATCTACCTTCGCAGCAGCAGCGGTGAACTGGTGCCCTTCTCCAGTGTGGTGGAGCTGACTACCACCGGGGATGCGCCGGAACTGCGTCGCGTGGATCGCCTGCCGGCGATTACCCTGTCTGCCAATCTGGTGGAGGGCTACGATCTGGCCTCGGCCATGCGGGATGTGGAGCAGGCAGCCCGGGACAACCTGCCGCTGGAAGCCCGCATTGGTTACAAGGGCATGGCCGAAGAACTGCAGGAATCTTCCTCGGCCATTCTGATTACCTTTGGCCTGGCTCTGGTGATTGTGTTCCTGGTGCTGGCGGCCCAGTTTGAAAGCTGGATCCACCCGTTGATCATCATGCTCACGGTGCCGTTGGCCCTGGCCGGTGCCGTGGTGGCCATGAGCGTCACTGGCGACAGCCTGAACATCTATAGCCAGATCGGCATGATCATGCTGCTGGGGCTGATGGCCAAGAACGGTATCCTGATCGTGGAGTTTGCCAACCAGCTCCGTGATCAGGGCAAGAGTGTGAAGGAGGCCATCTACGAAGGGGCCATAGTGCGCTTTCGGCCAGTGCTGATGACGGGGATATCGACCATCTTCGGGGCTGTGCCGCTGGTGCTGGCCACCGGGGCCGGCGCGGAAAGCCGTTTCACCATCGGTGTGGTGATCCTGGGCGGTTTGCTGTTCGCCACCGTGCTGACCCTGTTCGTGATCCCGGTGTTGTACCAGTGGCTGGCTCCCTACGCCTCCCCGGCGGATGCGGTGAAGCAGCAGCTGGATAAAGAGATGGAAAGAAGCAGTTGAAAGTTCAAAGTTCAAAGTTGAAACGCGTATGATGACTTTGCCAAACGATAACGTCATCGTCCGCGCTTCAACCGGAAACGATTTCGCGGGCACGGCTTGTCAGAGTCATTCGGCGCTTATCGCGCTTTTGAACTTTCAACTTTAAACTCGCTTCTCAATGACTGATTTTGAACTGATCCGCAGCAAACGTCGCAGCCTGGAACTGCGCGTACTGGAAGACGGGACCGTCCAGGTACGGGCGCCACAGCGTGCGCCATTGCGCATGGTGCAGACGTTTGTGGACAGTCGCCGGCAGTGGATTGCCGAGCAACAGCAGCGTCAGGCCAGTCGGCCACGGCAGCGCTGGCAGGATGGCGAGGTACTGGCCTGGCGGGGTGAATCGCTGAAGATGGATGTTTGTGAAGGCCGCACCCGGGTGGTTGTCAGCGGGCCCTATCTGTCCATCCGTGTGCCGCAGCCCGATGATGAGATCACAGTCAGAACGGCGGTGGAAGGCTGGATGCGCCGTCAGGCAAAACCGGTGTTTGAAGACAGTATCCAGCGACAGTTTGGCTGGTTTGAGCAACAGGGTTTCCAGCGTCCGACACTACGCATCAAGAAAATGCGAACCCGCTGGGGCTCACTCTCGGCGCGCGGTTACATCAACCTCAACATGGCCCTGCTTCACTATCCTCCACAAGCGTTGGATTACGTGGTCATGCACGAGCTGTGTCACCTCAAACACATGGATCATGGCCCAGGCTTCCATGCCCTCATGGATGCCCGCATGCCCGACTGGCGCCAGCGCAAGGATCTCCTCGAACAGCCCCTGTTCCAACCGTGAATCAAAACCACCCACCCTCCCCGTAGGAGATTCTATGTTGTCCACCCCTTTTATGAGGCAGGCATAGATACGTAGTCAGTACGGCTCTTCATCAGCGCGAAGGCGATACGGACCAGCTTACGTGCGAGGATGACCAGGGCCTGCGTTTTCGCCAGGCCACGGTCGAGATAACCTTGGTAGACACCCGCCCAGCGGGCGCTTTTACGAGCGGCCATGGCCGCACAGTAAAGCAGTCTGCGGGTCTCTGAGTCGCCTTTTTTGGTCAGCTTGCGTTTTCCCGTTCTGGTGCCGGAGTCCTTTACATGGACATCCATCCCCAGGAAGGCGACGAAGGCGTCGCTGTTGCGGAAGTCTCCTCGCAGGAAGGCCATGACCAAGGCGTAAGCCGTCAGATCGCCCACACCTTCCAGAGATTTGCAGCGTTGTACCTGATCGCAGAGCCCTGCCTCTCTTACGGTGTTGCGAAGATGCTTCTGGATTAGTGTATCCAGACTGTTGATCTGTGAGATCAGCCTTGTCAGGCTCGCCTTGAGAATCTTTTCGCCACCCAGGCTCTGTTGGATCATGGTTCGCGCCTTGATCAGCGCCGCGCGGCGGCGTAGCAGTGTCTGCAGTGTTCGATACGCCTTGGGCGGCGGGCTCCAACGGCGCAGATCCTCCTTCTCTCTCTGCAGATGGCGGGCAAGCAGCTGGGCGTCAGAGGCGTCTGTTTTAGCTCGGCCGCCTGTTCCCTTGCGGTAGCTGCTGAGACGTGAAGCATCAATGACGTAAATGTGGTGCCCTTTGGCATGGGCCAACTCGATGACTGCCATGTGGTAAGTCCCTGTGGCCTCAATGGCGATCTCACAGGAGCATGGCAGGCTCTTGAGCCAGTGTTTAATGGCTTTGGGGGTGTTCTCGATGGTGAACGTCTGGCCCTGGAAATGAATGACCAACTCGGCCTTGGCGACGTCGATGCCGACGATAGATCTTGCTACTTGCATTGCCACTGAACTGCCCCTTGAGCTAGGTTACACATGCTTGTCGGGGCGCACCTAAACGCTGGCTTGCTGGTATCGTCGGTCTGAGGTGCAACTCAGCCGATGGATTCTTTATCGGCGTATGAATAGGTGCGGGGTGGGGCCAAGTCTCCTACCGTCTGTACCCTGAGGTCAGATGCGTCGTTGGTCCCTCCACCCCGGCAAGTCCTGCATCATTGCAGGAGAGGCATTCAAACATACAAGCGTCGCTTGAGACGCGAACCGAGCGTAGCGAGGACCCCGTAACGTTATCCAGAACCCTTCGCGCCTCAAGCGGCGCTCCTACAGCCAGGCAGCATTCCAGTAAGGGTAATCAGCCAGCCGGGATACCAGCCCTGCTCTCAGGGGATTGGCGACGATATACCGTGCTACATCCTTGATGGATTCTTCCTGTCGTAGTGCGTGATCGTGATAGCCTCGTTGCCAGATCGGCATTCCGCAACGGCGCGCGGAAGATGATTTGACCATATTGATCGTGTGGGACAGTGAGTAGCAATCGCCGAGCATGAACAACCAGTGCAAATGGTCAGGCATA
Proteins encoded in this window:
- a CDS encoding efflux RND transporter periplasmic adaptor subunit, whose product is MGRIITVGALLVAMVAAAWWMLTPQQAQRGQRPPTAVNLAPSIERDLVDQVEAVGTSRAAQAVVVLAEVPGRVAEIHFQQGQQVKRGQLLVSLDDRNARATLARSEAEFQRAQDDFRRGQQLVERRAISESEVDTFRTALDSARADRDAARANLNDHSIRAPFAGVVGLRQVDGGAYLQTGDAITTLDNLGHIEVDFQVPERYLARLSVGQSVSASNDAFPDTAFQGAITHLDSRVNSNSRSLTARARLNNPGDRMLPGQFLRITVQLAQRAALLVPEQAIITQGAQSYVFTVDAQQQAVRHPVTLGGRRDGWVEITSGLTGQPDVIVNGHSRLGSGQPVNVIDNPDALLPGQRALLEHTPDPANGPGAAA
- a CDS encoding transposase — protein: MSRTFHGSNLRKGRHSQARNIYHITTVTRGRYLWFSEHDHARTLCRAIQRSDQLSASDTLCFVVMPDHLHWLFMLGDCYSLSHTINMVKSSSARRCGMPIWQRGYHDHALRQEESIKDVARYIVANPLRAGLVSRLADYPYWNAAWL
- a CDS encoding SprT family zinc-dependent metalloprotease codes for the protein MTDFELIRSKRRSLELRVLEDGTVQVRAPQRAPLRMVQTFVDSRRQWIAEQQQRQASRPRQRWQDGEVLAWRGESLKMDVCEGRTRVVVSGPYLSIRVPQPDDEITVRTAVEGWMRRQAKPVFEDSIQRQFGWFEQQGFQRPTLRIKKMRTRWGSLSARGYINLNMALLHYPPQALDYVVMHELCHLKHMDHGPGFHALMDARMPDWRQRKDLLEQPLFQP
- a CDS encoding IS110 family transposase encodes the protein MQVARSIVGIDVAKAELVIHFQGQTFTIENTPKAIKHWLKSLPCSCEIAIEATGTYHMAVIELAHAKGHHIYVIDASRLSSYRKGTGGRAKTDASDAQLLARHLQREKEDLRRWSPPPKAYRTLQTLLRRRAALIKARTMIQQSLGGEKILKASLTRLISQINSLDTLIQKHLRNTVREAGLCDQVQRCKSLEGVGDLTAYALVMAFLRGDFRNSDAFVAFLGMDVHVKDSGTRTGKRKLTKKGDSETRRLLYCAAMAARKSARWAGVYQGYLDRGLAKTQALVILARKLVRIAFALMKSRTDYVSMPAS
- a CDS encoding efflux RND transporter permease subunit yields the protein MILSDVSIKRPVFATVISLLIVVFGISALMKLPIREYPDIDPPEVSVRVDYAGAAPEVIDTQIVQVIEGAIAGVEGVRKIESRSRLGSARTTAEFDLDRDVDIAANDVRDAVSRVLNRLPEEADTPVIAKSDSDARPIMWVTLTSSTLAPQELSDFAERSLVDRFAVLDGVSEVIIGGDRRYAMRVWLDRQTMAANQVTVTDIEQALRSNNVELPAGRLESQARAFTVRADNRLNTVAAFEKLVVRRAGDYLLRLGDVARVALGVENDDSVIRANGETAIGLGVVRQSKANTVVVSDQVREEIERVRENLPADISLDVNYDESLFIRASIREVLITLGISVTLVIAVIFIFLGNLRATLIPAVTIPVSIVGAFIGFGVMDFSINVLTLLALILAIGLVVDDAIVMLENIQRRIDEGETRLVAAYLGARQVAFAVVATTLTLVAVFVPISFMGGDVGRLFGEFGFTLASAVIISSIVALSLAPMLCSRWLHRHSVREQQGQGNVIDRGLQRLNRIYAGGLKATLATPWPLIAGSVLLCVFAVLLFRQLPQELAPTEDRGVFIIPASAPQGSTSEYAQHHTREVEKILMPLVEKGEAERVLAIIGFRGVTERAFTIVRLKDWDERERTQQDIVNSIRGPISQVTGLRAFPVNPPGLGQSAFDQSLEVVVAGPDYEQVQAWSETLMQAMGENPNLTSIDTDFEQTQPQLDVKLDRERAADLGITATDVGETLQAMFATLTVSTFVDRGREYDVMLEAEEGDSETPEDVLPIYLRSSSGELVPFSSVVELTTTGDAPELRRVDRLPAITLSANLVEGYDLASAMRDVEQAARDNLPLEARIGYKGMAEELQESSSAILITFGLALVIVFLVLAAQFESWIHPLIIMLTVPLALAGAVVAMSVTGDSLNIYSQIGMIMLLGLMAKNGILIVEFANQLRDQGKSVKEAIYEGAIVRFRPVLMTGISTIFGAVPLVLATGAGAESRFTIGVVILGGLLFATVLTLFVIPVLYQWLAPYASPADAVKQQLDKEMERSS